The Syntrophorhabdaceae bacterium genome includes the window CCTGAACGTCGAGCTTGTTACCCCCATTGCCCTTGAAAAGGAACTCCGCTTTGCCATCAGGGAAGGCGGCAAGACCGTAGGCGCAGGGGTAGTCACCGAGATCAGTGAGTAAAGGGGGAGGGATGAGACAACTAATAACCATAGCATGTTCAGAATGTAAAAATAGAAATTATACAACCACAAAAAACAAGCAGAAGACGCCGGACAGACTGGAAATGAAGAAGTACTGTAAATACTGCAGGAAGCATACCAGCCATAAGGAGACAAAATAAAAATAAAGGCCAGTAGCTCTAACGGATAGAGCACCGGACTCCAAATCCGGGTGTTGGGGGTTCGAATCCCTCCTGGCCTGATATATTGCGGAGAATACATGGAGTTCAGAGAAAAGATAGATCAGATTAAGGAATATTTCCGGGAAGTATATCTGGAGGCAAAGCGTGTTACCTGGCCTTCAAAGAAAGACGCAATAAAAGGCACCTACATTGTGCTCATAACGGTAGTCATTGCAGCATTATTTCTTGGTATAGTTGATATTGGATTGGCAAAAATAATACAGACATTGCTACGCGGATAAACCTATGGAAAAAAAATGGTACGTAGTGCACACCTACTCTGGCTATGAGCAGAAGGTTAGAGAGCTTCTGGAAGAAAATATCAGGATCAGCAAGATGGAGGAATATTTCGGAGAGATCATTGTGCCTTCAGAGGTCATCATGGAAAAGGTCAAGGGACAGGTAAAGAAGTCACAGAGGACCGTTTTCCCCGGTTATATTATCGTGAACATGCTTATGAACGATATTACATGGCATTTCGTGAGGAACACCCCGAAGGTTACCGGTTTTGTAGGATATGACAAAATGAACCCCCCACCTCTGCCTGATAAGGAGGTCGATGAGATCATCAACGCCATCCAGGAAGGGAAAGGAAAGATCAAGCCCAAGATACGGTTCGAGAAAGGCGACGGCATCAAGGTCACTGAGGGACCCTTTACAAACTTTACCGGTAACGTTGAGGAGATAAAACCGGAAAAAGGCAAAGTAAAAGTGCTTCTGAATATCTTTGGCAGGACGACACCGGTAGAACTGGATTTTATTCAGATAGAAAAAATTTGAAGGAGTTAAGCGATGGCAAAAAAAGTTGTTGCGTTGGTAAAGTTGCAGTTGCAGGCAGGGCAGGCAACACCATCACCGCCTGTAGGACCGGCGCTTGGCCAGCATGGCGTCAATATTATGGAGTTCTGTAAGGCCTTTAATGAAAAGACGAAAAGCCAGGAAGGAACGATCATCCCGGCAATGATAACGATTTACTCGGACAGGACGTTCAGTTTTATTACAAAAACACCGCCGGCGACCTTTCTGATCAAAAGGGCTGCAAAGCTGGCAAAGGGAGCACACACCCCCAAGAAGGAAGTTGCCGGGAGCATAACAAAATCTTCCGTTAAAGAGATCGCGCAGCTCAAGATGGTCGATCTCAATGCAAAAGACCTCGAGGGGGCCATAAGGATCATAGAGGGCTCCGTGAGAAGCATGGGGCTGGAAGTAGTTGAAGGATGACATATAAAAACAGAAGTTGAGAGGGTAAGAGGCTGAGAGCCGCAAGAGCCTAAACCTTTGTTTCTTATCTTCTGATTTTCATTGCAAGGAGTAAGGCATATGGCAAGCACAGGAAAGAAATACACAGAGGCAAGAAACAAGATAGACAGAGAAAAAAGGTATGACATGGACGAAGCGCTTAACCTCTTGCCGCAGGTTTGTTTTGCAAAGTTTGATGAGACCGTGGAAGTGGCAATGAGGCTTGGCGTTGACCCGAGACATGCAGATCAGATGGTGAGAGGAAGTGTCGCGCTCCCTCATGGTCTTGGCAAGAAGGTGCGGGTTCTCGTTTTTGCAAAGGGCCAGAAAGAGAAGGAGGCTCAGGACGCAGGTGCTGACTTTGTCGGCGCAGAAGACATGATCGAAAAGATCCAGAAGGGATGGATAGATTTTGACAAGGCGATCGCCACTCCCGACATGATGGGGCAGGTAAGCAAGCTCGGTAAGATTTTAGGTCCCAGAGGGCTTATGCCAAACCCAAAGGTCGGCACCGTTACCTTTGATGTCGCAAAAACCGTTAAGGAATTGAAGGCTGGAAGGGTAGAGTTCAGAGTGGACAAGGCCGGTAATCTGCACGTTCCCGTGGGCAAGGTCAGCTTCGGTAAAGAAAAACTCATTGACAATCTCAACTCACTCATCGATGCAGTGACCCGACTAAAACCATCCTCAAGCAAAGGGACATACGTAAAAGGTATTGCCATTTCAACATCAATGAGCCCCGGAATAAAGATTGATCCGGGCTATGCAAGGACTTTAACAAAATAGGGAAAAGGTCAGAGAAAGCGGGTGCGGCGCTTTTAAGCGCCCTTAAACGGTTACGGCCTGCCGAGACTTTTTGAAGATGTCTCTTCCTGACTTTCCATACATATTTTAGAGAAAGGAGGGATGAAAAACATTGGAACGGTCAAAGAAAGAAAAAGTTGTTGAGGAATTAGGGACCAAGCTTAAAGCCTTGAATTATATGTTCCTCACTGATTACAGCGGCATGAGCGTTGCCCAGATCACGAAGCTCAGGAGAGAGCTGCGCAGCGTTGGTACGGAATTTACTGTTATAAAAAACAGTCTCATGAGAATTGCCGCAAACGGAACAAAGGCTGAAGCGCTGAAAGACAAATATGATGGCCCCAACGCGATCGTATGCATTTATCAAGACCCTATAAATGCGGCACGGGTGATCGCTGGTCTCGCAAAAGAGATTCCCAATCTCAAACTGAAAGCAGGCTTTCTCGGTGACAGGGTTATAACGCCGGAAGAGATTCTCAGGCTTGCTACGTTACCATCAAGGGACGTATTGATTGGTAGACTCCTCGGTTTGCTGAAAGGACAGCCGCAGAGACTTGTCTATGTCCTCTCAGGGAATCTCAACAAGCTCATGTTAGTATTAAACGCGATTAAAGTGAAAAAAGAACAAGCATAAAGGAGGCATTC containing:
- the rpmG gene encoding 50S ribosomal protein L33, encoding MRQLITIACSECKNRNYTTTKNKQKTPDRLEMKKYCKYCRKHTSHKETK
- the secE gene encoding preprotein translocase subunit SecE; amino-acid sequence: MEFREKIDQIKEYFREVYLEAKRVTWPSKKDAIKGTYIVLITVVIAALFLGIVDIGLAKIIQTLLRG
- the nusG gene encoding transcription termination/antitermination protein NusG produces the protein MEKKWYVVHTYSGYEQKVRELLEENIRISKMEEYFGEIIVPSEVIMEKVKGQVKKSQRTVFPGYIIVNMLMNDITWHFVRNTPKVTGFVGYDKMNPPPLPDKEVDEIINAIQEGKGKIKPKIRFEKGDGIKVTEGPFTNFTGNVEEIKPEKGKVKVLLNIFGRTTPVELDFIQIEKI
- the rplK gene encoding 50S ribosomal protein L11, encoding MAKKVVALVKLQLQAGQATPSPPVGPALGQHGVNIMEFCKAFNEKTKSQEGTIIPAMITIYSDRTFSFITKTPPATFLIKRAAKLAKGAHTPKKEVAGSITKSSVKEIAQLKMVDLNAKDLEGAIRIIEGSVRSMGLEVVEG
- the rplA gene encoding 50S ribosomal protein L1, with product MASTGKKYTEARNKIDREKRYDMDEALNLLPQVCFAKFDETVEVAMRLGVDPRHADQMVRGSVALPHGLGKKVRVLVFAKGQKEKEAQDAGADFVGAEDMIEKIQKGWIDFDKAIATPDMMGQVSKLGKILGPRGLMPNPKVGTVTFDVAKTVKELKAGRVEFRVDKAGNLHVPVGKVSFGKEKLIDNLNSLIDAVTRLKPSSSKGTYVKGIAISTSMSPGIKIDPGYARTLTK
- the rplJ gene encoding 50S ribosomal protein L10 yields the protein MERSKKEKVVEELGTKLKALNYMFLTDYSGMSVAQITKLRRELRSVGTEFTVIKNSLMRIAANGTKAEALKDKYDGPNAIVCIYQDPINAARVIAGLAKEIPNLKLKAGFLGDRVITPEEILRLATLPSRDVLIGRLLGLLKGQPQRLVYVLSGNLNKLMLVLNAIKVKKEQA